From the Sphingobacteruim zhuxiongii genome, the window GACTTGCGTAATATAACTTAACACACTGAGTTGATCCTTCGAGATAATACTCAAATATCCGCCGGCTAATCCAATTCCCGAAACATAGAAACAAAGAACAGGAATCATAATAGTAGTCGCCAAAATACGCGTACTAATTAGGAATTTAAACGGATTTGTACCAGATACCTCCATCGCGTCAATTTGCTCCGTTACATTCATAGAACTTAACTCCGCTCCAATTTGCGAACCAACTTTACCTGACGCAATTAATGCAGTAACAAGTGGCGCTAAGGCTCGAACGATCGCAATAGAAATTAAATTTGGCAACCAAGAAGCCGCTCCAAATTCTTCTAAGGAAGGTCTCGATTGTTTTGTAAATACAAAACCAACAATAAATCCAGTTAAACTAATTAATGGGAAGGACTTCCATCCAACTTCATAACATTGTCGAATAATTTCTTTGAATTCATAGGGTGGACTTACTACTTCGCGGAAAAAACGCATCAGAAACCGATGCAGCTTTGCAAATTCCAGTAGTAAAGATTCTATCTTCTTCGCCATTAAAATCGTATAGTTTAAAATATTAAGCCGCGTTTCCTTCGGCAAATAACCTGGCAAATGTACAAACTTTTTAGGTATCAGCTGATGTCAACTTTAAATATTAACTGCAACAATTCAAAAGGTCAAAAAGTTTTAGAAAATTATTAATCATTAAACCTTTTGTAATGCTGTCCTGTCATAGAATAAAAATTGGTTGTAAACTTTAACAATTAAGGATATGAAAAACATAAGGACATACAGCATTTTAGCCTCCCTAATCTTAATGATTGCCGGGGTTTTTAAAACCAGCGAAGTATCCGCACAAGGATATGATGATGTCACTTTTGATGACTTCTATGATGAACTGGATCCTTATGGTAATTGGGATGATGACCCTGAATATGGTAATGTATGGTATCCTGATGTAGAAAGAGACTTCAGACCTTACGGAACCAACGGGTATTGGTCAATGACCGAATATGGAAACACATGGGTATCGAGCTACGACTGGGGATGGGCACCATTTCACTACGGTCGCTGGGTACATCGTGGAAACCGTGGATGGGGATGGATTCCAGGCTACGAATGGGGACCTGGATGGGTAAACTGGAGATCTGGTGGTGGATACTATGGATGGGCTCCAATGTCACCTGGCGTAAGTGTCAATGTGTCATTTAATTTACCAATCGATTTATGGGTATTTATTCCTACCGCACGTATCTATGATCATTATATGCCTAGATATTGGTCACATGGTTCTAGATACCATAATATTTACAACAGAACGACGGTGATTAACAACACGTATATCGTGAACAATAATCGCTATTACAGCGGTCCTTCACGCAGGGATGTTGAGCGAAACATTGGTCGTCGTGTTAATGTAAGAAATGTACGTTTCGAAAACAATCGCGGTGCAAGTCGCGCAGATAATCGCAATGTATCTATCTTCCGTCCGAATCGTAACAACATGGATCGTGTTAGAAACGAACGTGGAAACAACGGTAGAAATTCAAGAGTAGACAATAGAGGTAACTCGCGTTCTGACAACCGTGGTAATGCACGTGTAGACAATAACAGATCATCTCGTATGGAAGACCGCAGCAATAGTCGCAATGGTCGTGCAAACGAGAGCCGCGTAAATCGTAATGATCGTTCCAACTCTGATTATAAAATCAGAACAAACGAACGTGGACAACGCGAGATGCATATCGGCAATAATTCTGGCCGAAACGATCGCTCGACTGTAACAAGACAACCGAACAACGAGTCTCGTCCTGATCGTTCAGCAGGAAATATCCGCAATGAGAACAGATCAAACAGACAAAGTGAACGTCAGATTCAAAGAGAAAGACCTACTCGTGAAATAGGTAATTCTCAATCGCGTCAACCTCGTTCATCAGGTCAGGAACGCACTGCATGGGATCGCGGATCTTCATCTTCTAGACCATCTAGATCAGAAGCAACACCGCAACGTATGGAACGTAGTCCAAGACAATCGGCGCCAAGTTCTCGTGAACAAAGAGCACCACAACAACGTGCCCCTCGCATGGAACAACAACAATCACGTCAACAAAGTCGTGTGTATCAAGCGAGCAATAATCAACGCAGTAGTGTTGAAAGACAATCACGTTCATCGTCTGTACAACGTAGTGCACCAAGTGTGAGTCGTCAATCAGGCAACCGCTCAAATACTGGATCAGCACGTGCTGATCGTGGGAACGGAAGAGGCGGACGCAATTAATATTAACATTTAGTCGAAATAAATTTTTCTGAAAGAGCTGCCCAAAAAGGCAGCTCTTTCGTTTTTTGTTTGCGATAAAACCTGCACATTTGTATTTATTTTTTGTTAACTTGATAATTAGCACTAATTCTAGAGACAAATGGCGAGACTCACTTCCATCTTAGATAACGACTTCTATAAATTCACCATGCAATACGCAGTGGTTAAACTCTTTCCGAAAGCTAAGGCCCGCTATCAATTTATCAATCGGGGGAAACATGCCTTTCCCGCTGGATTTGCGGAAAAATTGCGCGAAGCAATTAACCACATGGCCGAACTAAAGCTGAGTAAATCGGAGAAGTCTTTCTTCGCCAAAACATGTCCATACATTGACCCTACCTATTTTGATTTTCTACAAGGCTACCAATACGATCCTGATGAGGTTACGATTACCCAAGACGGACCCAATCTAGAGGTACATATTGAAGGGTATTGGTATCGTACAATTCTTTGGGAAGTACCTGTGATGGCACTAATCTGCGAGTTGTATTACGAAGTTACCGGACAGGAACGTGTTTCGGATAAGGAGGTAGCACAGATTGTTAACGATAAAATGGATAAGTATGACAAGTTGAATATCACTATTGCGGATTTTGGAACGCGTCGTAGACATTCCTACGCTGTCCACGACTTAGTCATTAAAGCACTGCGAGAACATCAATCGAATACCTTTATCGGAACAAGTAATGTCCATTTTGCAATGAAATATAAAACAAAACCTATCGGCACGCATGCGCATGAATGGTTTATGTTTCACGCTGCAAAATATGGTTATAAAATGGCGAATCTTCTAGGATTAGAACATTGGGCAGATGTATATCGTGGAGATTTAGGAATTGCCCTCTCAGACACGTATACAACTGAAGCTTTCTTTAAGCAATTTGACAAGAAATTAACTAAATTATTTGATGGCGTTCGCCATGATAGCGGCGATCCAATCGAGTTTGCAAAAATGACCATCAAACATTACGAGAGCAAGGGTATCAATCCGTTAAATAAGACGATTATTTTCTCCGATGGCCTGGACTATGAGAAAGTCGTCAAGATTGTCAAATTCTGCGATGGGAAAATTGGTCATTCATTTGGTATTGGCACTGATTTCACCAACGATGTAGGGCTAAAACGCATGAATATTGTGTTGAAGATGACAGAAGCATATCCGGATGAAGGTGAATGGACGCCAGTTATTAAACTGTCGGACGAGCCGTTAAAGCATACGGGTGATCCAGAAGAAATCAAGATGGCGATGCGCTTTTTAAACATTTCCGATCATGCATAGAGACGTTTATGGCGAGGCTTTATTCGATTTTCAAGAGAAAGGCGAATTAGCAGAACCTTTATTGCTGCATAGCAGCTATGGCGATATTGAAGAGATGCCGGTCGAAGTATTTTACCGCGAAGAAGAGGATATTCCGGAGATGGAATTTATTGCTCTTTCGCTCTGCGACGGGAAGGTATTAGATGTTGGCGCTGGAACTGGAGTTCACGCGCTCTATTTACAAGAAAAAGCATTTGATGTCACGGCGCTCGAAGTTTCTGAAATTGCCTGCAACATTATGAGAAATCGGGGTGTGCAGCAGGTCAAACATGCAGATTTCTTCAAGTTCCATGGGGAACAGTATGACACCCTACTCTTCTTAATGAACGGGATTGGGATTGCCGGAACATTAGAAGGATTCCGTCTGCTACTCCAACACGCTAAAACATTAATGACCGATCGCGGTCAATTACTGTTCGATAGTTCTAATATTGACTACCTCTATGAAGAATACCGTATCGAGCGCCCTGATCACTATTTTGGCGAAATTAACTTCCAATACGAATATAAATCCCAACGGGGAGAACCCTTCAAATGGCTCTATATAGATCAGGATACACTAATTAAGATTGCGCATGAAGAAGGTTGGGTCGTACAGGTACTCTTTGAAGATGAAAATGATCAATATCTCGTTCGCATGGAACCCAGAATGAAAAGCTTATAAATAAAACACCTTTGTAGAAGCCGATTTAATGTATTATCTCACCCTATAGTGGTCAGTAATAGCAACGATTCTCGATATTTTAAGCTTGTAATCCCACTCGTAAAAACATAAGCATTCAACCCGAATAGTTTAAGACTCTTCTCGAGTTTGGTTTGGACTTTCGTCGGACATCATTCGATAGTTTCCGGCGAAAGTCCAAATATCTACTAAGTAGATCAAACGCCAAATACACCCCTTGTATTTCCAACCGAGGTAAAATCGCTGATTCGTTTTCACTAAATTCTATCTACAATCAAAAAATAATTTTCAGGCAGGTATGGAATTCTATAGTATCTTGCATCAGATAGGAAAAAGTTTAACTATCATATCTCATTAGCATGCTCTATATTATGAAAAGACTCTATTCAATCCTTCTTATGCTTATCCCTGCCCTAGTATTGGGACAATCCAAGCAAGAAAGTGCAGCGATAGCTGATAAATGGAAAGAAATTGATCGATTGATTTCAATTTTGAATTATGAGCAGACCAAGCCTTTGCTCGCAGACGTAAAAGCTTACGCCCTAAAATATAAGGATGACCCTATGTTTGTAAAAGCGTTTTTTGCAGAATCGACAACACTTCGAATTAACAAAAAGGAGGAAGAATTTTTCGAATTGGGACAAAAGCACTTTGAAACAACTATTGAAAAGACGAAAAGTCCATTAATTAAAAGCGTACTCACTAATTTCTATGCTCAATACCTCGAATCGAATATTTATTTTGAGCTCAGTGAAACGAAGAATAGCTTTTTACAGAAAAACAGAAACGATAAGCTTACCCAGATTAATTCCCTTTACGCCCTATCGCTAAAAGAAGAGCAAATCTTATTGAAAGAACCACTAACGGATTGGATTAGTGTACTGTCCCCACAGGATAACAGTTCATTGAGCCCAACGCTCTATCATTATTTAAGCTATGCTTATATTACTTACTTAGGAACGAATGAGGCAGAAAATATCGAAAAGAGGCAGAAGCTAATCGACGAATTGTTAAAGCGAAGTAGAGAAATTAACGCTGCTGATGCTATTTCATATCTGTTGTCAAAAAAAATAGATCCGAATAGAATAAATAGTAACGACAAGTTTGAAAAAGTTTATTTAGATATAATAAATAACAATAAGAGCGACTATAATGCCTATCTCTATTTTGAAATCGCGTCTGCATACCTTTCAGTTGATAATACTCCGAAAGCGCTGAGCATCATTGAAAAAGCGAAAGCTGAGTATCCAAAAAGCAAATGGATAAATGTGGTTAAGAATCTAGAAACAAACATTCTACGACCAGAAATATCCGTATCGCATAAACGTCTAGAGCCTTCTGGATTATACAGTCCTTTCAAACTTAATTACAAGAATCTCAAAACTCTATACATACGAGTTTACCAAACAACAAACACACCGGATAACCTCACGGAATACAAGGTAATTAGGGACAGCTTATCGCAACTAGTATCTGCCAATGGAAAGCTTATTAATGAAGATCAACTTTCACTGGACAAATTTCAAGATTATAAGAATCACTCGACCATATACAAATTAAATCCTTTAGAATATGGCAAATACATCGTGCTGTATTCGAATAATGCAGATTTTAAAGATGATGGTATTCTATCAAAAGTAATTCACTCTGAATTACAAATTAGTGATTTGCTTTTCGCTAACACACAAACATTGGAAAGTGATTCGAAAAACATATATAAAACGCTAATTCTAAATAAAAAAAGCGGATTACCTTACAGTAATAAGCAATTAAGCTTCTACAGTCGCCCGATAGGTGCTTCGAAAGCTAAACTTATCCAAACCCTCAAGACGGATAAAAATGGGGTGATGGAGTACGAATCTGAGGACAACACCAAGACTATTGATTATGATCTCTATGATATCTATTTACCAGAGGAAAAACAACTAATCAACTATAGCAGCTTCCGATCTTACAACGATTATTATCGTTCTGACGAACAAGAGGATGAACCAGAAATCGCTGCGCAGACGCTTTCTGATAGAACGATTTATCGCCCTGGGCAAGAAGTTTTCTTCAAGTCAATCATCTATTTACAGGATCCTCAACATGGAAAAACATTAGCCAATGAATTTGTAGAGGTAAGACTAATCGATGCAAATGGACAAAAGGTAGATTCGCTGCAATTAAAAAGTAATGCCTACGGGTCCGTAAATGGTAAGCTTAAAATACCTTCTGTTACGTTAAATGGAAACTTTACGATTGCTGTTGTTCATAAAAAATCGGATATAGATCATCGATACATTCAAGTTGAAGAATATAAACGTCCTACCTTCAAGGTTACGCTGGATACCATTCGCGAAACATATTCAAAGAAAGACACATTAGAAATTCGAGGGAAGGCATTGATGCTATCGGGGGCTCCGTTGATTGATGCTATCGTTAATTACAAGATAAATGCAAGCGCATACGCTCGTCGATATCGAAACTTTATACTTAGGGACAGCTCAAGTCGAACCGACAGTGATGGGAATTTTGTTATTAAAGTTCCCCTTGCGGACACTGCTCTCGCGGAATTCGACGACTTCAATTTAGGTTTTTCAATCGAAGTTGTTAACCAAACTGGTGAAATGCAAACTGCCGCAGGATCTTACATCTATTCGAGTAAGCCTTGGAGGTTATCTATAGAAACGGCATCACAATCGATAGAAGGTAAATGGAAAAGTTTCCGAATAGGCTCTAAAAATCAAAATGGGCAATTCTTAGCAATGAAGGGTCCGGTCAAGATCTATAAAAAAACTGCTGGAAATAAGGTTATTTCGAATTCGTTTATCCAATACTTTAACGAGGTTGAATATTTAGCATTGAGTGATCAAGAATATGAGCGTTATTTCCCTCAATATTTTGATCAAAGTACATTATCGAAATCCGTTCGAAGAGAACTGATTGCTACTTACGAATTTAATACTGCTGAGAGTGATTTAATAAAATTAGATAGTCAGCTTTATAGCCGCGGGATCTACGAGATCGTCGCTAGTAGCGTCCAAGGTGAGGATAGTATCTCTGCTCAGCGTACAGTTTGGGTAGTCGATGAAAAGACGAAGGAATATTCCGATCATAGTTTTTTCTCGGCTTACTTAGATAAAGCTGTTTATGACGTTGGTGACCGAGTAACGATCCATGTAGAATCGAAGAAAAAAGAAGCTAAGAATGTAGTCTTAGTTTCGTTTGTTGGCAATAAAATGGGGACTCCAATTCACCTGCCTTTGAAAGAAGGGAAAGCAAATTATAGCTATACCATCAATGCTTCAAATATAAATCCGCCACTTCGATGGACAGCGATATTCATGAATGACAATCAATTGGAATACAAAGAACTGGAGGCGAACATAAAAAGAACGGATAAGGAAATTGTTATTAAAACGACGACCTTTAGAGATAAACTATCGCCAGGAAGTAAGGAAAAATGGAGTTTTAGTTTGACATCGAAACAACGAGGATTGGAATCGGAAGTGTTAGCCAGCATGTATGATGCATCGCTTAACCAATTTTCAGAAAATAATTTCCCAAAAGAATTTCAATTAAATTACCGCTATTATGGAAATAACTTGCGATATATCTTAAATACGTTTAATCAAGAAACGCAAGCAAGCCAATCCTTTCCTAATCTGCTTGCATTTCCATATCAAGGCAACGAGTTACCGACGCTGATTAATTATTATTTCTGGAATAACCCTTTAATTCATTTCCCTTCACCTATGCTGTATGGTAATGAGGGTATGGTTTTCGAAGCGGCAGCAGGCATTCGTGGCGTCGCATCGTTAGACTCGCAGCAAAAAAATAGCTTATCCCCAATGCAAAGAAAGAAAGCGGAAGGTTCAGTTACTGGAACGACAAAAGGCTTTGAGGGAAGTGACGTAGAGGTTGCTACTCCTCAACCGAGTGTAAATCTAGAGCTTGTAACTTCGCGTGCGAATTTAAAAGAAACGGCGTTTTTCTTGCCAACGCTATATACCGATGCGCAAGGGAATGTAACTTTTGAATTCGATACTCCGGAGGCATTGACACAATGGAAACTTATGTTATTTGCACATGGAAAGAATTTGGAAGCCGGAACTGCTTCGTTCTATACGCAAACACAGAAACAACTTATGGTACGTCCGAATCTACCACGATATTTGCGTGAAGGAGATGAAATAATAATCAAAGCACAAATTCAAAGCTTAAGTGATGAAGAGCAAACGGGTCAAGCGAAGATTGCATTCATAAATCCTGTTGACAATAAGGATATAAGCGACTTATTTCTGCAAGAGGATTTAATTAAGCCATTCAGAATAGCGAAGAAAAGTAATCAAATAGTCGAATGGCGTATTAAGGTTCCAGCAGAATATTCAAGTATTCAAGTGAAGGTTATTGCCGCTAGCGAGGAGTTTTCAGACGGTGAGATTCAAGAACTTGCTATACTTCCGAATAAAGTATTAATTCTCGAAAGTCAAAAGGTCGCTTTAAAAGGCAATGAATCGAAGACCTTTCCATTGGAAGTTTCTGGTAAAGACAATCTAATGGCAAAAATACAAGTACAAAGTAATCCTATTTTAGAGATTATCTCTGCATTGGATTATCTAAATCAGTATCCATACGAATGTACAGAGCAAAGTAGCAGTCGCTGGTTCGGTTTGAAAATGGTACAGTATATCGGAAATCACTATCCTGCAATTGCAGAATATTTCAAAAAAATAAAAGCGAATGAGACCAAGAGTCGTTTGGAAGAAAATGAAGCACTTCATGAACTGAAGATGCAAGAAATGCCATGGCTTCGCGATATTCAAGGTGACGAAAAGAAATTGAATGCGCTTGCAGAGCTTTTCAATTCCAACATTCAAAGCGACATCAATCTACTGGAAAATAAACTTGCTAAAGCGCAGTTGTCGAATGGGGCATTCCCTTGGTTCGAAGGTGGAAATGCAGACACACATATTTCCATACGAATTCTAGAAATTGTCGGCAAAGTGTTATATCTAGACAAATCGCTGGTAGACGCCGATCTACAGGCGCAAATGAAACGCTTAACAACATACCTAGATGCGGATACGACCATTTTTAAAGAAAAAGCTTCTGCGGAACTTGCGTTAGACTATCTCTATGCAAGACATCTTTGGAATGGCTATTTTAAGCTCTCTAAAGACATATCTAATCAACTGAATAAGAAGATTGCTAAAGCTCCTTTACTTACCGCAGCAGGCCCGGCAGGTTATGCTGCTAAAGCCTGGGTGGTAAATCAATTATATGGCTCTAGCAAAGAAGCCAATGAGTTGAAAAATAGAATTCAACAGGAGGCAATATTCGATAAAGATAAAGGGACTTATTGGCCTTCTAATGATCGTTATAATGATATTAGCTTGCACACTTACATGATCGAAGCCTATAAGAGTTATGACCCTTCTAAACTCATGGAGATTAGCCAATGGTTATATTATAAGAAGGAATCTAATGCATGGAGAAGTACCTGGATGACAGTCGATGCGATTTACGCGCTCTTATATACAAATAATCCACAAGACTTTGCGATGGAAAACACCGTTCAAGTTTTAGTCGATCAACAGTCTGTCGCATTGGAGCAAGCTAGCCTAGGACAAGTGAGTAAGATTTTCAACAAAGAAGAATTGGGACAAAAAAATAGGTCGATTCAGGTTAACAACAATAATGACAGAACTATTTATGGTGGGATATATCATCAATATTTCCTTCCTGTAGAAGCGATCAAATCGAATGCACATGAGCTAAAAGTAAGTAAGGAATATTTGGTGGAGCGGAACGGTAAATGGATTGCTACGAAAGAGGCTAAACTGGGCGAACGTATTAAAGTGCGAATCAAAATTATCAATGATAAAAATTTAGCATATGTACATCTTAAAGATAGTCGACCTTCGGGAGTTGAGCCGGTTTATAAAGCTTCTGGCTATCAATGGGCAAGACCGTATCGTTGGAGCGCAGGCTATTATTTCACATTGAAAGATGCTTCCACTAATTATTTCTTCGATAGCCTTGCAAAAGGTGTTCGGGAGGTAGAATATGAGGTTAAAGCAAATAATGTAGGTGTGTTCAATTCGGGGATTACAACGTTAGAATGCATGTATGACCCAACTGTTAATTCACGGGCAGAGAATATACAACTCATCATTGTTGAATAAGTTGAACAATAAAAAACGCCGCCCAATGGGCGGCGTTTTTATTATTTAAGTTTTGATTGTTGATCGTTTATTACAATAGCTTTTTCTTTCACTTCTTGTTTTTGCTTTTTTGCTTGTTCGGCGAGATGATGTCCACCTAGAATTGGTGCAATGACCAAACCAACTAAACAAGTGAGTTTAATTAGAATGTTCATAGAAGGCCCTGAGGTATCCTTAAATGGGTCACCTACCGTATCGCCTGTTACAGCTGCTTTATGAGCATCGGAACCTTTATAAGTCATTTCTCCGTTAATCATAACTCCGGCTTCAAATGATTTCTTCGCATTATCCCATGCGCCTCCAGCGTTGTTTTGAAAGATTGCCCATAAGACTCCTGATACTGCAACACCGGCCATGTATGCTCCTAAAGCCTCGGCTCCCATTACAAACCCTACGATAATTGGTGTAATGATAGTAATCGCACCTGGCAACATCATTTCACGTAATGCTGCTTTTGTTGAGATATCCACACATTTACCATATTCTGGTTGTGCTGTTCCCTCAAGAATTCCTGGAATCTCTCTGAATTGACGCCTAACTTCATTTACCATATCCATCGCCGCCTTTCCAACAGATTGCATGGCAAGCGCAGAAAATACAACCGGAATCATACCACCGATAAATAGCGCAGCTAATACATCAGCCTTAAAAATATTGATACCATCAATACCTGTAAAAGTTACATAAGCAGCAAATAAGGCCAATGCAGTTAGGGCTGCAGAAGCGATCGCAAAACCCTTTCCTACAGCTGCTGTCGTATTCCCTACAGAATCTAATACGTCTGTCCGCTGTCTAACTTCTTTAGGTAGCTCACTCATCTCTGCGATACCACCAGCATTGTCAGCAATTGGTCCAAAAGCATCGATTGCTAGTTGCATTGCTGTTGTTGCCATCATTGCTGAAGCTGCAATAGCAACTCCGTAAAATCCAGCTAAAGCGTATGAACCCCATATCGCCAACGCAAATAATAAGACCGAAGAAAATGTGGATTTCATCCCTGTCGCCAATCCAGCGATAATATTGGTAGCAGCGCCAGTTGACGAATTCTGAACGATATTTAGCACAGGCTTTTTGCCTAGGCCGGTATAATATTCCGTGAACGATGATATTAATCCGCCTACAGCCAATCCGACAATTGTAGAATAAAAGATATTCATGCGCGGAATTTCTTTAAAGCCCTCTCCGAAAAACTTCATGTGGATAGTTTCCGGAAGCATATATTGGATCAAGAAGAAACATGAAATGACAGTAAGGATTATTGAAGCCCAGTTGCCGGTGTTTAAAGCCCGCTGTACCTGTGCTTCCTTGGCATCATTACTATTCACTTTCACTAAGAAAGTTCCAATGATAGAGGCTAGAATACCGACTCCGGCAATCACAATAGGTAATAAGATTGGCCCCATACCATTAAATGCATCTGTAAAAGTAGTCCCTGTCGCTTCCGACATATCTTTGATTATATAGTTTCCAAGAACCATGGATGCGAGTACGGTTGCTACATAGGAACCAAATAGATCCGCTCCCATCCCTGCAACGTCTCCTACATTATCGCCTACGTTGTCAGCAATGGTTGCTGGGTTACGCGGGTCATCTTCTGGAATACCCGCCTCAACTTTACCTACTAAATCCGCGCCTACGTCAGCAGCTTTCGTATAAATACCGCCGCCTACTCGGGCAAATAAAGCAATAGA encodes:
- a CDS encoding MlaE family ABC transporter permease, giving the protein MAKKIESLLLEFAKLHRFLMRFFREVVSPPYEFKEIIRQCYEVGWKSFPLISLTGFIVGFVFTKQSRPSLEEFGAASWLPNLISIAIVRALAPLVTALIASGKVGSQIGAELSSMNVTEQIDAMEVSGTNPFKFLISTRILATTIMIPVLCFYVSGIGLAGGYLSIISKDQLSVLSYITQVFEAIAPKDVFAMVFRAVVFGFTIGFVSTYVGYYSSKGTEGVGKAANSAVVASMFIVFIEELLIVQVLALVG
- a CDS encoding DUF6600 domain-containing protein, producing the protein MKNIRTYSILASLILMIAGVFKTSEVSAQGYDDVTFDDFYDELDPYGNWDDDPEYGNVWYPDVERDFRPYGTNGYWSMTEYGNTWVSSYDWGWAPFHYGRWVHRGNRGWGWIPGYEWGPGWVNWRSGGGYYGWAPMSPGVSVNVSFNLPIDLWVFIPTARIYDHYMPRYWSHGSRYHNIYNRTTVINNTYIVNNNRYYSGPSRRDVERNIGRRVNVRNVRFENNRGASRADNRNVSIFRPNRNNMDRVRNERGNNGRNSRVDNRGNSRSDNRGNARVDNNRSSRMEDRSNSRNGRANESRVNRNDRSNSDYKIRTNERGQREMHIGNNSGRNDRSTVTRQPNNESRPDRSAGNIRNENRSNRQSERQIQRERPTREIGNSQSRQPRSSGQERTAWDRGSSSSRPSRSEATPQRMERSPRQSAPSSREQRAPQQRAPRMEQQQSRQQSRVYQASNNQRSSVERQSRSSSVQRSAPSVSRQSGNRSNTGSARADRGNGRGGRN
- the pncB gene encoding nicotinate phosphoribosyltransferase — protein: MARLTSILDNDFYKFTMQYAVVKLFPKAKARYQFINRGKHAFPAGFAEKLREAINHMAELKLSKSEKSFFAKTCPYIDPTYFDFLQGYQYDPDEVTITQDGPNLEVHIEGYWYRTILWEVPVMALICELYYEVTGQERVSDKEVAQIVNDKMDKYDKLNITIADFGTRRRHSYAVHDLVIKALREHQSNTFIGTSNVHFAMKYKTKPIGTHAHEWFMFHAAKYGYKMANLLGLEHWADVYRGDLGIALSDTYTTEAFFKQFDKKLTKLFDGVRHDSGDPIEFAKMTIKHYESKGINPLNKTIIFSDGLDYEKVVKIVKFCDGKIGHSFGIGTDFTNDVGLKRMNIVLKMTEAYPDEGEWTPVIKLSDEPLKHTGDPEEIKMAMRFLNISDHA
- a CDS encoding class I SAM-dependent methyltransferase encodes the protein MHRDVYGEALFDFQEKGELAEPLLLHSSYGDIEEMPVEVFYREEEDIPEMEFIALSLCDGKVLDVGAGTGVHALYLQEKAFDVTALEVSEIACNIMRNRGVQQVKHADFFKFHGEQYDTLLFLMNGIGIAGTLEGFRLLLQHAKTLMTDRGQLLFDSSNIDYLYEEYRIERPDHYFGEINFQYEYKSQRGEPFKWLYIDQDTLIKIAHEEGWVVQVLFEDENDQYLVRMEPRMKSL
- a CDS encoding alpha-2-macroglobulin family protein, with the translated sequence MKRLYSILLMLIPALVLGQSKQESAAIADKWKEIDRLISILNYEQTKPLLADVKAYALKYKDDPMFVKAFFAESTTLRINKKEEEFFELGQKHFETTIEKTKSPLIKSVLTNFYAQYLESNIYFELSETKNSFLQKNRNDKLTQINSLYALSLKEEQILLKEPLTDWISVLSPQDNSSLSPTLYHYLSYAYITYLGTNEAENIEKRQKLIDELLKRSREINAADAISYLLSKKIDPNRINSNDKFEKVYLDIINNNKSDYNAYLYFEIASAYLSVDNTPKALSIIEKAKAEYPKSKWINVVKNLETNILRPEISVSHKRLEPSGLYSPFKLNYKNLKTLYIRVYQTTNTPDNLTEYKVIRDSLSQLVSANGKLINEDQLSLDKFQDYKNHSTIYKLNPLEYGKYIVLYSNNADFKDDGILSKVIHSELQISDLLFANTQTLESDSKNIYKTLILNKKSGLPYSNKQLSFYSRPIGASKAKLIQTLKTDKNGVMEYESEDNTKTIDYDLYDIYLPEEKQLINYSSFRSYNDYYRSDEQEDEPEIAAQTLSDRTIYRPGQEVFFKSIIYLQDPQHGKTLANEFVEVRLIDANGQKVDSLQLKSNAYGSVNGKLKIPSVTLNGNFTIAVVHKKSDIDHRYIQVEEYKRPTFKVTLDTIRETYSKKDTLEIRGKALMLSGAPLIDAIVNYKINASAYARRYRNFILRDSSSRTDSDGNFVIKVPLADTALAEFDDFNLGFSIEVVNQTGEMQTAAGSYIYSSKPWRLSIETASQSIEGKWKSFRIGSKNQNGQFLAMKGPVKIYKKTAGNKVISNSFIQYFNEVEYLALSDQEYERYFPQYFDQSTLSKSVRRELIATYEFNTAESDLIKLDSQLYSRGIYEIVASSVQGEDSISAQRTVWVVDEKTKEYSDHSFFSAYLDKAVYDVGDRVTIHVESKKKEAKNVVLVSFVGNKMGTPIHLPLKEGKANYSYTINASNINPPLRWTAIFMNDNQLEYKELEANIKRTDKEIVIKTTTFRDKLSPGSKEKWSFSLTSKQRGLESEVLASMYDASLNQFSENNFPKEFQLNYRYYGNNLRYILNTFNQETQASQSFPNLLAFPYQGNELPTLINYYFWNNPLIHFPSPMLYGNEGMVFEAAAGIRGVASLDSQQKNSLSPMQRKKAEGSVTGTTKGFEGSDVEVATPQPSVNLELVTSRANLKETAFFLPTLYTDAQGNVTFEFDTPEALTQWKLMLFAHGKNLEAGTASFYTQTQKQLMVRPNLPRYLREGDEIIIKAQIQSLSDEEQTGQAKIAFINPVDNKDISDLFLQEDLIKPFRIAKKSNQIVEWRIKVPAEYSSIQVKVIAASEEFSDGEIQELAILPNKVLILESQKVALKGNESKTFPLEVSGKDNLMAKIQVQSNPILEIISALDYLNQYPYECTEQSSSRWFGLKMVQYIGNHYPAIAEYFKKIKANETKSRLEENEALHELKMQEMPWLRDIQGDEKKLNALAELFNSNIQSDINLLENKLAKAQLSNGAFPWFEGGNADTHISIRILEIVGKVLYLDKSLVDADLQAQMKRLTTYLDADTTIFKEKASAELALDYLYARHLWNGYFKLSKDISNQLNKKIAKAPLLTAAGPAGYAAKAWVVNQLYGSSKEANELKNRIQQEAIFDKDKGTYWPSNDRYNDISLHTYMIEAYKSYDPSKLMEISQWLYYKKESNAWRSTWMTVDAIYALLYTNNPQDFAMENTVQVLVDQQSVALEQASLGQVSKIFNKEELGQKNRSIQVNNNNDRTIYGGIYHQYFLPVEAIKSNAHELKVSKEYLVERNGKWIATKEAKLGERIKVRIKIINDKNLAYVHLKDSRPSGVEPVYKASGYQWARPYRWSAGYYFTLKDASTNYFFDSLAKGVREVEYEVKANNVGVFNSGITTLECMYDPTVNSRAENIQLIIVE